The genomic region TCGCTCGCGCCACCATCGACTGGAACGCGCTGCCGCCGCGGCTCTGGCTGATCGGCCTGGCGGTGATGGTCGCTGCGACCGCCCTGGCGGGCCGGACCTGGTCGAAGCTCACCTGGGTGCAGGGGGCGCACCCGGCCCGGCGTACCGTCTCGGGCGTGGTCCAGGTCGGGCTCGCGGTAGTGATCTGCGCCGTCCTACTCTGAGCGGCATGGTTGAACGAGTTGAGCGGCTCCGGCGGGTGGCACGCGGCTGGGACGAGGCCGCGGCCGGCTACGAGCAGTACTTCGTACCGCGGTTCCGGCCGTGGGTCGAGCTGGCTGTGGCGGCGGTGGAGGAGGTCCCGGAGGGGCCGATCCTGGTGCCGTGCTGCGGCACGTTCCCTGAGCTGGAGCTGCTGCTCGAACGCTTTCCCGACCGGGAGCTCGTCGGCATCGACCTGTCCGCCGGCATGGTCCGGCTCGCGCGGGACCGGGCCGCTGGGCTCGACCAGGTCACTGTCGTCGAGGGCGACGCCTCAGAGCTCGACCCTCGGTGGGCCGGTGCCTGCAGTGCGGTCGTGTCGGTTTTCGGGCTGCAGCAACTGCCCGAGCCGGAGCAGGCGATCGGCTCCTGGTACCGCGCACTGCGGCCGGGCGGGCGGTTGTCGGTGGTCTACTGGCCGTCGGTGACCGAGGACGCCGGCCCGTTCCGGCTGATCGACGAACTGGTCGATCCCGGGCCGGCTGATCCCGATCCCGACGTCGCCGCCGCGCTGCGGCAGCTCGGCGCGAGCGTCGAGCGGGACGAGCAGGCGACGTTCCCG from Kribbella flavida DSM 17836 harbors:
- a CDS encoding class I SAM-dependent methyltransferase gives rise to the protein MVERVERLRRVARGWDEAAAGYEQYFVPRFRPWVELAVAAVEEVPEGPILVPCCGTFPELELLLERFPDRELVGIDLSAGMVRLARDRAAGLDQVTVVEGDASELDPRWAGACSAVVSVFGLQQLPEPEQAIGSWYRALRPGGRLSVVYWPSVTEDAGPFRLIDELVDPGPADPDPDVAAALRQLGASVERDEQATFPMTHPDAAAFFEAFTRFGPLRATANVRGEAFVDELRRRFLDRAPAGEWTHHPRAQVITATHSGR